The nucleotide sequence CTTTCCAACCTAGATTATTTACAACATTTGCTATATCTTTTGCTGTTGTTAGTCCATCTGTTGTTGGAACTGTTGCCTTTCCATCTGTAACTGTGATTCCTTGTGTTACAGTGTCATACTTAACTTCTCCATTTGCTCCTACACTTGCTGTTGTAAACTTACCATCTTTAAAGTTTAAACCATCTGACAACTTAACTTCTTGTGCTGTTGTAGCATCTGAATTAGATTTATACTTCAATTTGATGTTTGCTCCTATAGTATTAGTATCTACTCCTATAGTTACTTTATCTCCTGCTGCTTTTGTTGTAATTCCATTTTCTCCAACTATATTAAACTTGATTCCTCCTGTTTTATCTAGTTGTTGTGTTGCTGTTACAGAAGCATTATCTCCACCTAATTGGATAGTATTTGTAGCTAATTTAGTTAATTGAGATACATTTACTGCATCAGTTCCTACTACTCCTGGTGCTACATTTGTTATCTTGTTTCCACCTGCATTAATTCCATTTGAATCTATTACAGTATCTTTTCCACCTGTTCCTGGTACTGTTAATTTTTTACTTGTTACTGAGTCAAGTCCTGTTAGATCTTTATTTAACTTGTAAGTGTATTCTTGTTTTCCTGTTGATAAATCTTGTTTTACTACTAGATTATCCCCAGCTTTGAATACTACTTCTTCTCCTGATTTTACAAGTGTTGATGCTGATGTTCCATCTACATTTNNNNNNNNNNNNNNNNNNNNNNNNNNNNNNNNNNNNNNNNNNNNNNNNNNNNNNNNNNNNNNNNNNNNNNNNNNNNNNNNNNNNNNNNNNNNNNNNNNNNNNNNNNNNNNNNNNNNNNNNNNNNNNNNNNNNNNNNNNNNNNNNNNNNNNNNNNNNNNNNNNNNNNNNNNNNNNNNNNNNNNNNNNNNNNNNNNNNNNNNNNNNNNNNNNNNNNNNNNNNNNNNNNNNNNNNNNNNNNNNNNNNNNNNNNNNNNNNNNNNNNNNNNNNNNNNNNNNNNNNNNNNNNNNNNNNNNNNNNNNNNNNNNNNNNNNNNNNNNNNNNNNNNNNNNNNNNNNNNNNNNNNNNNNNNNNNNNNNNNNNNNNNNNNNNNNNNNNNNNNNNNNNNNNNNNNNNNNNNNNNNNNNNNNNNNNNNNNNNNNNNNNNNNNNNNNNNNNNNNNNNNNNNNNNNNNNNNNNNNNNNNNNNNNNNNNNNNNNNNNNNNNNNNNNNNNNNNNNNNNNNNNNNNNNNNNNNNNNNNNNNNNNNNNNNNNNNNNNNNNNNNNNNNNNNNNNNNNNNNNNNNNNNNNNNNNNNNNNNNNNNNNNNNNNNNNNNNNNNNNNNNNNNNNNNNNNNNNNNNNNNNNNNNNNNNNNNNNNNNNNNNNNNNNNNNNNNNNNNNNNNNNNNNNNNNNNNNNNNNNNNNNNNNNNNNNNNNNNNNNNNNNNNNNNNNNNNNNNNNNNNNNNNNNNNNNNNNNNNNNNNNNNNNNNNNNNNNNNNNNNNNNNNNNNNNNNNNNNNNNNNNNNNNNNNNNNNNNNNNNNNNNNNNNNNNNNNNNNNNNNNNNNNNNNNNNNNNNNNNNNNNNNNNNNNNNNNNNNNNNNNNNNNNNNNNNNNNNNNNNNNNNNNNNNNNNNNNNNNNNNNNNNNNNNNNNNNNNNNNNNNNNNNNNNNNNNNNNNNNNNNNNNNNNNNNNNNNNNNNNNNNNNNNNNNNNNNNNNNNNNNNNNNNNNNNNNNNNNNNNNNNNNNNNNNNNNNNNCACCCAAACCGAAGTTCAAGTAGACTTGCATGTGTTAAGCATTCTGTCAGCGTTCATCCTGAGCCAGGATCAAACTCTTCGTTCAATCTTTTTAATAGCTCAATTTTGCTATTTTAATTTAACACCAAATTTATGGTTGCTTTTTGTCTTTTCTCTATTCTGTTGCTAATGTCCTTGTCTCATTGACATCGACTATGATAACATTTTAAATAAACTTTGTCAACAAAATTTTTAAAAATTTTTTTAATTTTTTCTTGAATTTTATTTTTACTTTTATTTCCAATAAAAAACTACTATAAATTTTTTCTTTTTTCTAAATTCATAGTAGTTCTTATTTTTATTTTCTATATTCTTGCATATATTCTTCTATTTCATGAGCAGTTCTTGGGAATTTATCTCCTAAAATTCTACTTGTTCCATCTTCCTGAATTAAAATGTCTCTTTCCATTCTAATTCCACCAAAATCCATATACTTTTCTATTTCATCGTAGTTTAGAAATTCTCCATGTAACTTTTCATTCTTCCATTTTTCAAAAAGTTCTGGTATAAAGTATATTCCTGGCTCAATAGTAAAGACATTTCCAACTTCCAATTTCTTAGCAAGTCTTAAAGAAGCTAAACCAAATTGAGTTGATTTTTCTTCTCCCTCTTCATAACCTACATTTATTTCTCCAAAGTTTTCCATATCATGAACTGTCATTCCCATCATATGTCCTAAACCATGAGGCATAAATAGAGCATGAGCTCCTGAGGCAACTATATCTTCAACTTTCCCCTTCATCAGTCCAAGTTTTTTCATATTTTCTGCTAAAACTTTGCAAGCCTCCAAGTGTAGTTCTTTATATGTAATTCCTACTCTTGCCAAGTCTTTAGCTTTGTCAAACATATCTCTTACTATATTATGTATAGTTTTTTGTCTTTCAGTAAATTTTCCACTTACAGGAAAAGTTGTTGTCATATCGCCACAATAGCCTTCTTCTGTTAAAGCTCCACAATCCAGTAAAACTAAATCTCCATCTTTTAAAGTATTCAAATGGCTGTGATTATGTAAAATTTGCCCATTCTTACTAAGTATAGTTTGAAAAGAATAGTAAGCATTATATTTTTTAGGTTGTTTTTCTACTTCAGCAACAAGTTCATATTCTTTCATTCCTGCTTTTACATTTTTCATAGCAGAAAGATGCATTTCTTTTGTTATATTAACTCCCTTTTCTATTTCTTCAATTTCTGTTTTATCTTTTATATTTCTTTGTTTAATAATATTTTTTATCAAATAGAAAGATATATACTCATCAAATTCAAAAGGGTTTATATTTAAGATTGAACTCAAATACATAATATTATCTGCTTTATATTGATTAGTAAATCTTATATTTTTTCTATTCTCTAAATATTTCTTTAATTCTTCTTTTTCAATAAACTTTTCTATTCCAACTTCAAGAGCCAATTCTTTTAAAAATTTTTGTTTTCCCATCCAAATAATATCAGACATTGTATAGTCATTACCAAAAATTATTTCTTCATTATTATCTATATCTATAACTCCAATTAAACCATTATGATCTATACCAAAATAATATTTAAAAGTTGCATCTTGTATGAATGGATAAGTATTATCTTCACAATCTAGAGGTGAAAAATTATTTCCCATTATTAAAATTAAACCATCTTTAAAGTTTTCCTTTAATTTCTTTCTTCTATTTACATATACTTCCTTATTCAACATAAAATTCAACTCCTTTCATTTGTATATTATTTTATACTTTTTTCAAAAAAAGTCTATATCTATTTTATAAAAAGAGAATCCTTTAAGTTTTTAAACTCAAAAAATTCTCTACTCTTTGTTTTTACATCTCTATAATTTTTTCATATTTTTCTTTATATACAGTGTAAGTTTTTTCATCAAGTACCCACAAGATCAAATCAAAACTATCAGGATTTTCATCTAAAAACTTTTTAGCTGTATTTAAAGCAACTTCTGCTCCTTCATTTATAGGAAAACGATATATCCCTGTTGATACTGAAGGAAAAGCTATTTTTCTAAGTCCATTTTTCTTTGCAAGTTTCAAGCTTTCATAGTAAGCTGATCTTAATTTTTCAGCTTCTCCATTTTCACCTGTTGAGTATCTTGGACCTACTGTATGTATAATATATTTATTTGGAAGATTATATCCCTTAGTTATTACTGCTTCTCCTGTATTACAACTTCCTATTTCTTTACATTCTTTAATAAGTTCATTTCCTGCTGCTCTAAAAATTGCCCCACAAACTCCACCACCCATTTCAAGATAGTTATTAGCTGCATTTACTATTACATCTACTTCTGGAATTTTTGTTATATCCCCACTTACTATTTTTATAATATCTTTATACATTTTTCCTCCATTATAAATGTTGCCAAGCTTTTTAACTGTTGAGTTATTATAAACTTAAATTTTAGCCTAAAAGTAAAAAATAAGTGAGTTACGAATAGAAATTTACTCAGTAACAAACTATTTTTTACTTTTTATTATTTTGTAACAACCTACTTATATAAGAAAAAAGCAGGAATCTCTTCCTGCTTTATTTTTAAATGTTTTCTAACTATTTAGCTTCTACAGTTACTGGAACTTCTTTAAGATCTCCTAAAGTTAAAACTCCTTCTGTACCTTTCATAGCTATTTCATTTCCAGCTTCATCAGCATATCTTTCTCCAGAAGCAGTTTCTGCATTCTTTAATTCAGTAACTTTTCCTTCTGCATCAGTTAAAGTAGCTGTAGCTCCATCAGCAGCAACTTCTAAAGTGAATTCCTTTCCATCTTCAGTTTTAACTGAGAATGCTTTTACTTCAGCAGCAGCTTCAGTTGCAGTTGCAGTTGCTTCTGCAGCAGGTTGTTCAGCTGGTTTTTGTTCTTCTTTCTTTTCTCCACAAGCTACTAAGAATAAGCTCATAGCTAGTGCTAACATTGCAAATTTTTTCATTTAATTATCCCTCCTTGATTTTCTGTAGCTATAATACATTATTTTCTAATAAAAATCAAGTCTTTTTTTTTCTCTTTTTAGACACATGTTCTTATTTCGTTTTTAATGATTATGTGTTATTTTTAAAATATGTGTTTATTTTCCAATAGCTTTAAAGTTCAGAATCCGAAATAGTGCCTTATTTTCGATATATAATTTGAATGTTTTATATATTTTTTATATACCAAAAATATTTTTAGGCTATATTTTTCATAAATTCTTTAATTTCATTTTTAATTTCACTTGCAGTTGCTAGATTTAGTATTCTCTCAACTAAAGCTTCACATTCTTTTTTATCTAATTTCATCAAAATTCTTTTAACTCTTGGTATTGAAATTCCTGACATAGAAAAAGCATCTAGACCCATACCAAATAGAATTGCTACTGCATTTTCATCTCCAGCAAACTCTCCACACATTGAAATTTTAATTCCACCTTCATGTGCTCCATCTATCAACATTTTTATAGCTTGTAGCACTGCTGGATTATATGTATCATATAGATTAGCAATTTTTTCATTTCCTCTATCCACTGCTAAAGTATATTGTGTTAAGTCATTTGTTCCTATTGAGAAGAAATCACATTCTTTCGCAAAATATTTTGCTCTAAATGCAACAGCAGGAGTTTCTACCATTATTCCTAGCATTATCTTTTCATCAAATTCTATACCTTCTTCTCTAAGTTCTTTCTTACAACTTTCAAATATAGCTTTTGCCTTTCTAACTTCTTCTATATCCATTATCATAGGTAGCATAATTTTTATTTGACCATATTTTGAAGCCCTTAATAAAGCTCTAAATTGAGTTTTTAGAATTTCTTGCCTATCTAAGCAAACTCTTATTGCCCTCCAACCTAAAAATGGATTTTCTTCCTGTGGTAATTCCATGTATGGTAATGATTTATCTCCACCTATATCCATAGTTCTTATAGTTACAGGATAACCCTTTAAACCCTCAGCTACTATTTTATATGCTTCAAATTGCTCGTCTTCTGTTGGGAAACTATCTTTTTCCATAAATAAGAACTCTGTTCTATAAAGCCCTATTCCAAAACCACCATTTGATACAATACCTTTTAAATCATTAGGAGAACCTATATTCCCCCAAACATCAACTTTTATTCCATCTTTTGAAATAGCCTCTTTATCTTTTAAAGCTTTTAATTCTTCTTTTTCTTTTAAAAAATTTTCTCTTTTTTCTCTATATATTTTTAAAGTTTCTTCATCAGGAGCAACTATAACTTCTCCTTTTAATGCATCAACTATCATAATTTGATTATCTTCTAAATCTTCTAAAACTGCTCCTACTCCAACAACAGCTGGTAACTCTAAAGATCTTGCCATTATAGATGAATGAGCTGTTTTTCCTCCAATCTCAGTTACAAAAGCTAAAACATTTTCTAAGTTTATTTGAGCTGTATCTGAAGGATTTAATTCTCTAGCAACAATTATTGTTTCAGGTTCTAATTTTGAAAGATCAACTACTTGTACATTCATAACACCATATAGCCATCTTTTCCCTATATCTCTTAAATCTCCTGCTCTTTCTTTAAAATATGCATCTTCTAAGTTTGCAAGCATATTTGCATACTCATCTATTGCTTCATTTAAAGCAAATTCAGCAGTACATTTTTTTTCTGATATCTTTGAATCTATTTCAGAAAATAATTCTTCATCTTCTAATAAAGTAATGTGCCCTTCAAAAATATCCGCCTTATCTTTACCCAGCTTTTGAAAAGTATTTTCTTTTATTTCTTCTAGCTGTTTTTTAGCAACTTCTCTACCTTTTATTAATCTTTCTAATTCTTCTTCTTTAGATAGTATAGATTTTTCAAGTATTTCTAATTTATTCTCTTTATAAAGAAATGCTTTACCTATTGCTATCCCAGGAGAAGCTGGGATACCTTTTATAAAATTATTTTTCATAATCCACTCCAATATTTTTTCAAAATAAAAGGGAGAAGATAAGCCTCTCCCTCACACAAAAAATTAATCTTTTAAGTTTTCAAGAAGAGATGATAATTTATCAACTGCTTCGTTTTCATCTTCGCCATCAGCATATACAGTTATTTTACTTCCTTTTTTTATTCCTAAAGAAAGTAATTTTAATAATGAAGTTCCATTAACTTTTGTTCCAGCTTCATTTTCTACGCTTATTTGAGAAGAAAATGTTTTTGCTAAACTTACAAATTCATTTCCTGGTCTTGTGTGTAATCCAGTTTCATTTACTATTTCTACAGTTTTACTTTTCATATCATCAATCCTTTCAATAATTTATGTAAAATTAACCATTTATATCTATACTATAAGAGTACAGTTTTTTTTTAGCTTTGTCAATAAAAATTATGATAAAAATATTATCTTAAAGCATTTAAAAATAAACCACTTCTACATAATTATTTTTTCTCTTGCATTTATTAGAATTATATTATACGATATAGAACAAATATTATTAAAAGAGGTGAAATAAAATATGGAGAGATTAAAAGAAGATGAAGTAAAAAAAATTATAGATGAACTTAAACAGACAGGAAAATATAAAGAATATCAAGAAATGCTTTTAGATGATTTTGAAGAACATCATGTTGTTTATAAAATAGAAGCTGATGAAATAATTGCAATAGCACATAAAAATAATACTATACCTTATAAATTAATAGAATTCTATGATTGGCAACAGATGAATTATTTAATTGAAGAAGAAGATGGAATAGAATAAAAATTGTTTTTATTTTTTTAAATATGTTATAATATAAAAAATAAAATAAGTAAAAACATTACATTTTATAAATTTTAACTAAAGTTAAAATGAAAGGAGAATGACAATGACAGTGGGTTATATTTTTTGGCTAATACTTACTATTATTTTCACTATTATTGAATTTGCTATTCCAGCACTTGTAACAGTATGGTTTGCTTTTGCAGCGGCCTTAACTGTATTTGTATCTCTAATTAGTGATAGTATGAAAGTGGAAATAACTTTCTTTACAGTTGTTTCTCTACTATCTCTTATATTCTTAAGACCTTATGCTAGAGCTATCTTATCTAAAAATAAGGATAATTTTGATGCTGAGAAAATAGATACAGCTATCATAGTAAAGAAAATTGTAGATACAAGTAAAGAAGAAAAAATCTATGATGTAAGTTACAAGGGTTCTATATGGACTGCTTTAAGTAATGAACTTTTTGAAGTAGGAGATACTCCTGTAATTTCAAGTTTTAAAGGAAATAAAATAATTTTAAAAAAATAAATTGGAGGTTTTAAATTATGTATTTTATACCATTTTTTGTACTGCTTATAATTTTATTTGCTATAATTGCACTAAAAGCAATTAAAATTGTTCCTGAATCACAAGTTTATATCATTGAAAAACTAGGAAAATATAATCAATCTTTGAGTTCAGGTTTAAATCTTATCAATCCTTTCTTTGATAAGGTTTCAAGAATAGTTTCTCTTAAAGAGCAAGTTGTTGACTTTGACCCACAAGCAGTTATCACAAAGGATAATGCCACTATGCAAATAGATACTGTTGTTTATTTCCAAATAACAGATCCTAAGCTATATACTTATGGAGTTGAAAGACCTTTATCTGCTATTGAAAATTTAACTGCTACAACTCTTAGAAATATTATAGGGGATATGACAGTTGATGAAACATTGACATCAAGAGATATTATAAATACAAAGATGCGTCAAGAACTTGATGATGCTACTGACCCTTGGGGAATAAAGGTTAACAGAGTTGAATTAAAATCTATACTTCCTCCAAATGACATCAGAATTGCCATGGAAAAGGAAATGA is from Fusobacterium periodonticum ATCC 33693 and encodes:
- a CDS encoding aminopeptidase P family protein, with protein sequence MLNKEVYVNRRKKLKENFKDGLILIMGNNFSPLDCEDNTYPFIQDATFKYYFGIDHNGLIGVIDIDNNEEIIFGNDYTMSDIIWMGKQKFLKELALEVGIEKFIEKEELKKYLENRKNIRFTNQYKADNIMYLSSILNINPFEFDEYISFYLIKNIIKQRNIKDKTEIEEIEKGVNITKEMHLSAMKNVKAGMKEYELVAEVEKQPKKYNAYYSFQTILSKNGQILHNHSHLNTLKDGDLVLLDCGALTEEGYCGDMTTTFPVSGKFTERQKTIHNIVRDMFDKAKDLARVGITYKELHLEACKVLAENMKKLGLMKGKVEDIVASGAHALFMPHGLGHMMGMTVHDMENFGEINVGYEEGEEKSTQFGLASLRLAKKLEVGNVFTIEPGIYFIPELFEKWKNEKLHGEFLNYDEIEKYMDFGGIRMERDILIQEDGTSRILGDKFPRTAHEIEEYMQEYRK
- a CDS encoding macro domain-containing protein, whose translation is MYKDIIKIVSGDITKIPEVDVIVNAANNYLEMGGGVCGAIFRAAGNELIKECKEIGSCNTGEAVITKGYNLPNKYIIHTVGPRYSTGENGEAEKLRSAYYESLKLAKKNGLRKIAFPSVSTGIYRFPINEGAEVALNTAKKFLDENPDSFDLILWVLDEKTYTVYKEKYEKIIEM
- a CDS encoding MliC family protein, whose product is MKKFAMLALAMSLFLVACGEKKEEQKPAEQPAAEATATATEAAAEVKAFSVKTEDGKEFTLEVAADGATATLTDAEGKVTELKNAETASGERYADEAGNEIAMKGTEGVLTLGDLKEVPVTVEAK
- the ptsP gene encoding phosphoenolpyruvate--protein phosphotransferase, whose translation is MKNNFIKGIPASPGIAIGKAFLYKENKLEILEKSILSKEEELERLIKGREVAKKQLEEIKENTFQKLGKDKADIFEGHITLLEDEELFSEIDSKISEKKCTAEFALNEAIDEYANMLANLEDAYFKERAGDLRDIGKRWLYGVMNVQVVDLSKLEPETIIVARELNPSDTAQINLENVLAFVTEIGGKTAHSSIMARSLELPAVVGVGAVLEDLEDNQIMIVDALKGEVIVAPDEETLKIYREKRENFLKEKEELKALKDKEAISKDGIKVDVWGNIGSPNDLKGIVSNGGFGIGLYRTEFLFMEKDSFPTEDEQFEAYKIVAEGLKGYPVTIRTMDIGGDKSLPYMELPQEENPFLGWRAIRVCLDRQEILKTQFRALLRASKYGQIKIMLPMIMDIEEVRKAKAIFESCKKELREEGIEFDEKIMLGIMVETPAVAFRAKYFAKECDFFSIGTNDLTQYTLAVDRGNEKIANLYDTYNPAVLQAIKMLIDGAHEGGIKISMCGEFAGDENAVAILFGMGLDAFSMSGISIPRVKRILMKLDKKECEALVERILNLATASEIKNEIKEFMKNIA
- a CDS encoding HPr family phosphocarrier protein, which codes for MKSKTVEIVNETGLHTRPGNEFVSLAKTFSSQISVENEAGTKVNGTSLLKLLSLGIKKGSKITVYADGEDENEAVDKLSSLLENLKD
- a CDS encoding NfeD family protein; its protein translation is MTVGYIFWLILTIIFTIIEFAIPALVTVWFAFAAALTVFVSLISDSMKVEITFFTVVSLLSLIFLRPYARAILSKNKDNFDAEKIDTAIIVKKIVDTSKEEKIYDVSYKGSIWTALSNELFEVGDTPVISSFKGNKIILKK
- a CDS encoding SPFH domain-containing protein, giving the protein MYFIPFFVLLIILFAIIALKAIKIVPESQVYIIEKLGKYNQSLSSGLNLINPFFDKVSRIVSLKEQVVDFDPQAVITKDNATMQIDTVVYFQITDPKLYTYGVERPLSAIENLTATTLRNIIGDMTVDETLTSRDIINTKMRQELDDATDPWGIKVNRVELKSILPPNDIRIAMEKEMKAEREKRAKILEAQATRESAILVAEGEKQSAILRAEAEKEVKIKEAEGKAQAILEIQKAEAEAIKLLNEAKPAKEILALKSFETFEKVADGKSTKILIPSEIQNLAGFMQTIKEIN